The Falco biarmicus isolate bFalBia1 chromosome 1, bFalBia1.pri, whole genome shotgun sequence DNA segment TATTCTAAATACTGTTCAGATTGCTGTTAAATACCTATATCCGAGTAAGACATATTGTGCAGTTTCTAGTGCAGATCAGGAAACACAAGTACCCTCACGCTTCTTCTGTCCAGTTCAGACCCTCATCAGAGGATCTTTCCAGAAACCTCACAGTTGTCCTAATTTTATAAGTTTAATGTGGATGAGATCAATATTTCATGCCGTGATGCAATGTATTCTTTGAGTAGACgtgatttcatttatttaaacaagaagGGTGAAATACTGTGTAATTTCATAAGAGCTGCAGATTTGGAGAGATGAACGTACCTGAAATAGGCCCATTGAGACAGGTCAGGAAATCAATTAAATACCGGGGAAGATTACCAAATTATCCCGACCTCATATGAAGGCCAACCCTGAGCGCAGGCTTCCAAAGGCAGGCAATAAAATAGGCCTCTGAGCCTCTGTGAAGAAtgggtggaaagaaaaaaacaagcactTTGCAGAAGCAATTTTGAGGTGAACACGGGATGGAAACTCACACAGTGAAAGAGGAATGTCCCCAGATTTGCAGAAACAAGACCCATTGAACCAGAAACAGCACAAGGGGACCCAGAGAAGTCCATGCCAACTGGAAGCAGAGAATTGCAACTGGTGCAGAAGACAACACACATGACAGTTAATTATATGACTGTCGTGGTTTTGTACCTCCAGGTTCTTTACATGCAAGAAATGCCCTAGAAGCAGACACTTTACTGCGTGCTGGGAGTCTAGGCACAGCACAACACTGAgggcagaaaaccagaaacctGATAAGCACCTCAAAAATACCTGTCATCTGTTACCAACCCGTTTTGGAAGAGTATGAGGTAGACTTCAGAATATACACAGGTATTAACGTATCAGCAATTTCAGGACGACcttgaaagagaacaaaagcaccatttataaatatataaagaatCTATACGCTGCTGAAATCAAGATCCTAACTACCTTCCTGGATCTGAGCCCAACCCTTTCAGGgccaaatataaataaataaaatagtagGAGGTCTGGGCCATTCTGCTAAATGTGAAAATAAGTGTTTTTGCCAGACTGAAACTGGGAAGAAGGCCATAGCAAAGATGTCTATATTCTAGATGTCTACTCAGCTACTCAGCAACTGGATTTAGGCTGAGCCACGAGGTTTAATCGTCAAAGACACAGCATGTAAAATTGGAAAGAGATACTTCAGGTTCTTCCAGTGACTGGGAGAGCTACAGGCTGCACTCCTGACTCTGCGGGAACtccctgggaaggggctggtAAAAGCAGAGATCAGCCCTGttgttttcagagcagagatgctgggtAGTGCGCAGACGTGGGCATGGGCCACCTACACCGTCCCGAGCACAACAAGAAGCTCTGGGGAGGGTGTTGGGATCCCCCGTGCTTTGGGGTTCTTGTTGGACAATTTAGCATGCGTTTTACGCCCCAGCTCACGCCGTCAGTGCAGAATCTACACTGCAAACCTATGGCTCTGTGTATTGCCATCGCTGTGTTCCTGCCTTGTCTAACTTGGCTCCTGTCAATTAACAATGAGTCAGAACGTGCTCTGAAGGCAATAAAGCACTTTTCTGTCTCTTGGGGATTCTTACTTCGCTCTGCTAACATCCTGATTGGGTTTCACTCCAGAAGGAACTGATAACATCCTCTGACTTATACTTCCCAACTGGTCTTTTCTTAGCCTGGTTAGTCAGGGAAAATCAACGTGAAACCTATCAGAAGAGGGAGTCCATTCATTAATTGGGCTGAATTTCATCCTATACATCTGAGTCAGAGTTTCTCAAGAGTAAAAGACACGAGACCCTTCAGAATCCCTTGACCTCATGCTGATAGTGCACTGAACAGAGATGTCATTTTCTGACATTAGCCTACTATATTCCATATGTCATTTGGGGATTGCACTGTATTTGGAGAAAACATTTAACTCTTTTTAGAATGTAAACTTTTGCATACTACATGAGTCTATACTACTAACAAGTGTCCCCAAGGGCAGCCCCGGCTCAGAGCTTATCCCCGGCTGCCGCCACCCCCCTCTCCATGTCCTGGGCACACAGGTGACCCCCAAGGATGTGTGGCGGAGGCGCAGACTCCCCGTCCCCACGAGGCGCCAGTGGCTTTGCTGGGCCGGGCCCTGGGGGGATGCGATGCTGGGCTCCAGGGAGGGGttcagcagccagggctgtggcagtgccccagcaccagcccgGCACCTTCCCACTGGCCTCCATCCCGCATCCCGCTGCACCTCGGGCATGCTCCAGCCGCCAGCCAAGGAGCCTGGCCTCCTGCAGGTGGGGAGCTCCGGACACCCCTCTGCGGCACACGGCTCCGGGGGGGCCTCACTCCGCTCGAGACTGACTGGCACAAGGGGCTCAAATCTCAGGGGGTCAGAAACACTGCGTCAGGGTGTATTCAAAGAGctggcacagaaacacagcccagGGGGGTTTCAAGGTCACGGTGGGGGCCGCTAGCGTGGGGTGCTACTGGTATAGATCATAGGAGTGAAAACCTGTAGTATACTTGAACACCCTAAAAGTACCTGTATATATCGTGATCACTGCCTGTAGCCGCCTATGCCTATAGCCAGCTGTTAACTATAACTGCCTATACCTATCTAAATTTGTAGAAACTCAGTGACGTGGCAATATAGGAATTCTCctgtgcaaaaataaataatttatttgtaaatgacAATATCTGTAGAAATTCAATGACATGGCAACATAGTAATTTTCTTATGCTAAAAGAAATGACTTCTACTGCATGGAATTAGTCCGCAGAGGGCCGAACGTGGCTTTATCAGTTGCTGGGTCCGTTCCCCTGTGGCTGCGAAGCTGCCTGGCTCCTGGTCATCAGctaaagggaaagggaaaaagaacaagtgaaaatgctgtttgcaaagAGTCCCTGAGTGGAAGCCACTGATAAGAGCCTCGCTGGTGCAGGAAGGGCTGTAACATCAGCTCACGCCCCTGAACAAAGCGCcgtgaggagcagcagggcaggcgctgccctctcctcccagcaagCCCCGCTCAGGATGAGCCCAGCGTGCAGCGAGCCCACAGCACGTCAGCCCTCAGCGCTTCATGCCGTAGCGCACCCGACGCGGGGAGCGACGCCACgcgctctgctctgctctgcgcTGGCTGCCTCACCTCTGGATCCGGCGCCTGCAGCTGCATGGAGCAGCCCGTGTGCTGTGTCCTGAGGCTGCTTTCTCCTTCGCTGCTGGTGCTGTCAAGGATGGAGAGGGATGCTTTCAGAGGAAGCCAGCCCACCCACGTCAGCGCTCTCACTGCTAACTGAGCACAGGTCCTTCACACCAGGGAGACTTTGCGGGGGCTGTGAGGAAGCTTCTCCTGAGCCCTGACCCACTTCTTTTGGAGCAGAACCACCAGATTGTACTcaaagagcagagaggaaagctcAGGTGAGAGCGCTGCCTTGGACAGGGACCAAGGCGCTCTGCGACACTGTCTCCCAGGGACCCTTTTGCCCGTTCTACTTGGCTATAAAAGTCTACCTTTGCTGTTTGACACGCGGATAAGCACCAGCCGCGTTACATGGAGTGACACCCTTTCAGCTGCAAGCACACATGAGGGCACCCAGGTTTGCAGCGCAAGGGGACAAGGCAGAggactgaaatgcatttgtcaCTGCCGCCGCTGCTGGGTCGCTGCCGCCTGAAGACGCGAGTGCGCCAGGCTGAGGCTGcgcccctgctcccagcagagcaAAACTTGTTCCTGCAGCGCCGCCGGCCCCTCACCCTtcggggcagccccggcgcgGCTGCCTGGAACGGAAGGCAGAGGTGTTACCTTGGCTGGCTCGGAGAATATCTCGATGGGCCGGACGTGAAGGGTTCCGAGCGGGAGCACTTGGCAGGCCTCTGAGGGGACGGTGACGCACCTGCACGTTCACAGGCCCCTCTCTTCCTCGCTCTGCCCCTCTTGCCGGCCGCCTTCTTCCTGGCCTTCCCTCGTGAGGTGGGAGCGGGCAGCTGTGCATTCCTGCCGGTTGCCGTTTTCCTTGGTCTCCTCGGCAGCTGGGCCTCTTCTGCAGGAGGTCCAGGCTCCTTCTTCATGCAGCGACCTGTGCGCCAAGGAGAAACATCTCCTCAGATGACACAAACACAGCGCTTCACAGAAACAGTCAATGCAGCCGGAGAGATTCAAGACCATTCAGGTAACAAAAGTAGAGCCAACTGCCATTCCAGCAGCATACAGCTTTGCAACCAAGATCTTTGAGGATACTGAGTTCTAAGGATTTCATCTTTCTTGCATAAAATGGTGGAGGATCGAAGATTTGTAAATTTTGGAGACCAAACAGGGTAACAACATCTACTGAGCTTGGAACACGCCCAGTGTTCCTGCAACGTAAAGGAAAACCGTGCGTGTGTCAGTCTGTGTTTTGCCCATACCTTGGCACTTGCTTCGTGTCCAGGGTGGCTCTGCTGATTCTTGTCTCTGCCTCTTGGCTTTAGGAGGCATGGAGTCCTCAGCTGCTGGGCGCAGCACACAGACGagctaaagcaaaacagatgtcTGTCTGTTTCCATGACAGTTTATTCAGACTTATCCCCATAAAAGCACTGCAGAGCATCCCCCCTCAGCAAGGTGAAGGTTAGTAGGGAACTGTTTGTTCGGAAGAGGTAGGTATCGTTTGCTGACACGTGCATTTGCTCTTACCCAGAGCTTAGGAAGAATGACTGGCTATCACAGGACCTGAGCAAAACTGGACCTGGCAGCATGAGCCGGTCCTGCTGAACAGAACCACCCCGTAGCTGGGGCCTTGCCGCCAGCCAGCCAACAACCCTACCTGCTCCTGTTCATGCTTGTGCCTCTCACACCTACACATGACCCTGGAAAGCCAGTGCCAAGCATGGGGAAAGCAGCCCTAGAGTCCTGTCAGGGTAGCTCTGATCAGGTTCCTGATATTGGCCTGCTATGAGTGGCATCttaaaaaccaaatgcaaagacaaaaatcagtttaacaGTGATTTCCAAGTCATGCTGCCCACAGAAGTGCCCCTCTTGGCTATCCTTGTTATAACGTCATGTTTTCCTGCCGGTTAATTGCATCGAGGAATAACAAAAGGAGACGAcagaaacccacaaaacaaaaataggaaCTAGAAAGGAAAGCATCCGTTATCTTTGTGAGATAAAGTTGTCTTCCACCAGCCAGCTGCCATAGGAGGTGGATGGGACTTGTCCTTCCTGTCAGCACGACCATTTAACACGTGGTAAGCTATGAAATTTTGTCAGATCTCATTTCTATTCATACTGACTTTACTATCACCTAGGACAGGAAAGGCCCAGAAGAACCAACCAGCAAAACACAACGTCACTAGTTAGGACTGTAAGAATGCAAAAGAGCcgtgaaagagaaaatgagcgAGCGTAGCGTTTTCCTAGCTTCTCTGTCCTAGCAGCGAAGCCCAGAGGACTGCCTCTTCCGCGGGCACCCCCCTCCCCGACTCTGCTCTTTAGGTGTACGGAAGCATTAAAGCACCAAGCGGTCTAGTTGGTACCTGTCCAGTGTTCTTGAACAGCAGtaacagcttcagcagcaccaaGACCTGGTGTTCTCTCCATAGCAGAAATACCAGGCAGCAATATCGAGAAGCGTCTGAATCCCCTGCTGAGCGCTGTGCGGCACTCAGCACTTCATAAACCCACCGCTCCTCGCTTAGCCTGAGCTCCCGATAGATTCACGTCCTTaacctttctctctctctctctcttcacaTCTACCCTGCGAGACATTCCTCCATCTCCTAGATGGACAGCCTGCGttgcctccttcccctcttaCCTACACAGGTTACACgcctctgctcctctcccacctgAGCTGTGAGCCACACATGCTGGTTTTAACATCACTCGGATGTGCAAGGCAAACATTTCTGTTGCGCAACTCCAGGGCCTTTAGTTTAGTTTGCGTTACTAGAGCTTTCAAAATCATTATTTGTCAATAGGTAATACAAGAAAATACTAAACCTCGTGATCCATCCGCTCGTAGATAGGGTACCGCAAGCCACAACTTTGACACGGCAGGGTGACGGGCTCAtcatctgcaaagcaaagcagagttACATCCCCTACCAGAGAGAAGTCTGGCGCAGTTGGATCCCTACGCAACAGGCTGCTGTTCTGTGTCACAGGACGGCAACCTGAGCACACGTTAAGGCAACAGTTACTCTAGTCACACTTGCTGAATTCATTCCACATCAGCAAATCCACGCCATCCAGCGTGAGAGTAGTGTTTTGGGGTCCAAGATAGAGCCAGCGGTCTGCTAAAAAAGCCCACGACTGCCTCCAATAAATCCTTTAGCACCATTTCTCCTTCCACAACCAGCTGACGCTTCATGTCTGCCCCGCTGATAATAGTCTCAGCGATGTCCGGGACGTCACTGCAGAGATGCGCAGTGCTACAGACGTGACCCCACATCCAGATCTTACCTACCCTGCTGCTTAACCGAGGAGGAGCGCAGCTGCCGCACAACCCCAGGCAGAATGTGCCGCGAGCAAACAACTCCCGCTTTCATTGCGAAGCTCGATACTTTGAGACAAAAGAACCGGCAGTGGCCTGGGCTCTCGCCCCAGGGACCTCAGCAGTCCTCTGTGTAGCTGGCTTATACCTTTGCAGTTCTGTTCCACGGGAAAATCAGCCCACTCCCAGTGGCTCTGGAGCTGTCATTACCCAGTGTTTTCCCAGAAAGAGTTACAAACC contains these protein-coding regions:
- the LOC130143918 gene encoding uncharacterized protein LOC130143918; the protein is MKNHFASEHVEVTCECGMKMEKQHLEDHKAFVCLLRLVLCPYCEIQLPLRAMVDHELYCSTRTEECENCHRYILVRDLKEHPRVCGLVGVQTRGSAPSDFEDEDAHLQDLRHSGRESGTDDEPVTLPCQSCGLRYPIYERMDHELVCVLRPAAEDSMPPKAKRQRQESAEPPWTRSKCQGRCMKKEPGPPAEEAQLPRRPRKTATGRNAQLPAPTSRGKARKKAAGKRGRARKRGACERAGASPSPQRPAKCSRSEPFTSGPSRYSPSQPSTSSEGESSLRTQHTGCSMQLQAPDPELMTRSQAASQPQGNGPSN